The sequence AACAAAAGTAATGACGAATAATAGTAAAAATGCCGACGGGCTATATTGAAAGTCAGTCTGGCTTCCTTCACGAAAAAACTTAATAAAGAAGCCATGTAACAAATAAACATATAACGTATTTTTACCCCATTTAGTGAAAAATAACCTCTTTCTAGGAATAAAACTGAAAAAAGCCGCAATCGAACCAAAACTAATCAAATAGACAAGTGCGCGAATGAAAAGGCCTAGCGACTTAACTTCCACAAAGTTTGCATAAGGCTTAGAACCTAAAAACCACTTATCATTTAAGTTAGGATGAAGCGTGATAAAGGATAAAAGTAAAACAATGAAAATTCCTCCAAGAATCATAGCAAAATGTGTTTTGAGATAGTAAAAATGTTCTTTCTTTAAAAAATAACCAACTAAGAAAAACGGGAAAAATACAAGTGTCCGAGATAAACTCAAATAACCCCCAATAATATCAAAATATCCAGCTACTAAACCAATAAAAAGAGCAATACTTATCGACTTCCAAGGCTTAATTTTTGCAAAAACAAAAAGCATTAAATTCCAGAAAAACAAACTAAGTAAAAACCAAAGTGACCACTCTGGATCAAGTAGTTTAATAGAAAGGCTATCTTTACTTAAAAGAAAATAATAAAAAATACTATATATTAGCTGAAAAAACACATAAGGTAGGATGAGCTTTTTCATTGTCTTTTTTAGATAACCAGGCTTGCCAAAACTTTTAGCGAAAAAGCCGGATATTAACACGAAAGCGGGCATATGAAAAGTATAGATGTAAATATAAAGCACACGAACACCTGCATAATCCGCGATAAATGTTTGGAGGAAATGCCCAAAAACTACTAGAAAAATTAAAATAAACTTGGCATTATCGAAATAACTTTCCCGTTTTAAGGAGGCGGTTTGTTCCATAAAAAACAGTCCTTTCTATTCTACGTTGGCAAACTATTGGTATAATTTACCCTGCATTCTGTAACGCTTATCCAACAGTTAAGTAACAAAAAGTATCAAATATTAACAGCGGATGACAGCTAGTTGCGAATGGAAGAGGGACGTGCTATCTTTAGAATAATAACTTAAGGGGAGAGGAGCGACAGAATGCTAAAACAGCAAAAAACATCGCCATTGGGTGATTTATTTATAACTATTGATGAAAAGTGGATTAGGAATATTTCGTATGACGAGCCAAAAAATTGGGAACTTCTAGAAGGAACTATCATAGAAAAAGAACTTTTTCAAGCATTGATTATCCAGCTAGATGACTATTTTGAAGGCACGAGAGAGCATTTTGATTTGCCGGTGCTCCTTAAAGGGACCGATTTTCAGCAAAAAGTTTGGCAAGCTTTGAGCCAAATTCCGTATGGAGCTGTTGTGAGTTATAAAGATATTGCGATTTCAGCAGGTAGCCCTAAAGCTGTGCAAGCAGTAGGACAAGCGAATCGCGCTAATCCAATTCCGATTATTATTCCATGTCACAGATGCGTGAAAAGTAATGGAGAGCTTGGTGGTTATAATGGGGCGGATGTAGATAAGAAACAATATTTACTTGCATTAGAAAAAGGCTTGAGTTTAAGTTAACTCAAGCCTTTTTTATTACACTGTTACTTGTTCTGTTATAGTAATTTCTTTATTATCGTTTAGGGTTGCAACGAGATGTTTTGCTTCTGGTTGTTCAATTAAACTGTCGGCAATGGCATCTTCTAGGTGTTCTTGGATAGTCCGGCGTAGTGGTCGTGCTCCGAATTTAGGGTCATATCCAAGGTCAATCAAATGTTCTTTTACTTCTTTAGAAACATCAATTGTTACACCTTCTTGAGCGAGCATTTCATTTAAATCAACGAGCATTAAGTCGATAATTTGTACTAAATCGTCTTTTTCTAGGGATGTAAACTCAATGACGCTGTCTAAACGGTTTAAGAATTCTGGTTTGAAGTATGCGCCTAATTTTGCCAGGATGTCAGAACCTTTTTCAAGTTTTGTTTCAGTGGTTGTATTAAAGCCGACTGAAGCTTCTGTGTCTGTCGCGCCAGCATTACTTGTCATAATGATGACTGTATCTTTAAAGCTCACTGTACGTCCTTGTGAATCAGTTAGTCGACCGTCTTCTAAAATTTGCAGGAACATATGTTGAACATCTGGATGTGCTTTTTCGATTTCATCTAGCAAAATGATGCTATACGGATTGCGACGAACTTTTTCTGTTAATTGTCCAGCTTCTTCGTGACCTACATAGCCTGGAGGAGAACCGATTAGTTTAGAGACGCTGTGTTTTTCCATGAATTCACTCATATCTAAACGAATCATCGCTTCACTAGTACCGAATAATTCACGAGCTAGCGTGCGTCCAAGTTCTGTTTTTCCGACACCAGTTGGTCCAACAAATAGGAAGGAACCAATTGGACGATTTTTTGATTTTAGTCCAACACGACTACGACGAATTGCTTTGGCTACTTTTCTTACAGCATCTTCTTGACCAATAACTTTTCCAGTTAAGTTGCTTTCTAAGTTCTTCATTTTGGATTGCTCGTCTTCTTGTAAACGTCCTACTGGGATGCCAGTTTTTTCTTCAATAATCGCTTGGATGTCTGATGCTTGAATGACAGGGCGTTCTGAGAAGGAATTACTTGTTTTATTTTCTTCTAACCGAGTAATTTCATCACGAACTTTGGCTGCCTTTTCGTAGTCTTCCATTTGAAGCGCTTGATTTTTTTCATCCTCTAAACGGGCAACACGTTCGCTCACGGTATTTTCGTCCAATTTTTCAATAGATAGATTGTATTTGGAACCAACTTCATCCATTAAATCAATTGCTTTGTCTGGCAAATGACGATCTTGGATATAACGTGCGCTTAATTCAACGGCAGCTGATAAAGCTTCTGGAGAATAAACTACTTCATGAAAATCTTCATATTTTGGTTTTAAACCATTTAAAATAGTTAGCGTTTCTTTTGTGGATGGTTCGCTTACAGTTACTGGTTGGAAACGACGCTCAAGTGCGGCATCTTTTTCGATTGTGCGATACTCTTTTAACGTAGTAGCACCAATCATTTGTAAATCGCCACGAGCTAGAGCTGGTTTTAGAATGTTTCCTGCATCCATCGAGCCTTCCGCAGAACCTGCCCCAACAATCGTATGCACTTCATCAATAAATAGAATCGTGTTTTTACGTTCTTGTAGTTCTTTAATTAGTTGTTTCATACGTTCTTCAAATTGACCGCGGATACCTGTACCAGAAACTAGTGAAGCGACATCTAGTAAGATAACTTCTTTGTTCATTAATTTGCTTGGAACTTCTCCTGCGACAATCGCATTTGCAAGTCCTTCGACGACAGCTGTTTTACCAACACCTGGTTCACCAATTAAGACTGGATTATTTTTATTACGGCGGTTTAATATTTCAATGACGCGTTTAATTTCTTTGTCACGACCGATGACGGGGTCGAGTTGCTCATTTTTCGCCATATCTGTTAAGTTTGTTCCAAATTCATCTAGTAAACCATTGCCGCCACCAGCAGTTTGTGTTTGTACTTGTGCGTTTGCTTGGCTTCTTTGTTCACGGTTAGCTTGACTAGCAGCACCACTCAATTGACGGAAAATATCGTCAAACGGAGAACCGCTTCCTCCTGGAAACTCATTTGCGCCAAAGTTGGCTTGATTTCTAACTTCTGCATAACAAGAGGCACAAAGCGGCATTTCTACACGCTTACCATTAATATTCATATATAGTTGAATTGTTGCTGGATTTTGATTACATTTTTCACAGTTCATAATTAATTTCCTCCTTTTAAAAATGAGAAATGAAAGGTCTTGACTTTGACTATCTTTGACCTTATGAACTTATTATATACTGACCTATTTTGACTTTCAAGTATTTTGCTTATTTTTTTTACAAAAAAAACACCCCTATAAAAGGGGCGTTTTTTGGCTATTTTTAATAAATTGGTAAAGCTGCGAGTAATAAGAATGCAAAGGTTAAATGCGATAAATATAGCATGAGTAAGCTTGGGCGATAGGAGTACATAATATTCCATACGAGTGAAGCGACAAAGATACCGATAATCGCTGCAAAATTACCACTTGGGAACATCATTACCATACATAGTAACGCTGCAAAAATATTCGAAAACCAAGGATTGAAATAATGGTTTAATCGTTTTAATACGAAGCCACGCCAGAAAATTTCTTCTCCAGGGATAATGGCCACGATAAGCAGTAACCAAATGATCAAAGAGTGCGTAGAATACTTATTAAAAGCAGCTTCTACAGAATTTTCTAGACCGCCTGGCATTACTTTAATAATAAAGGCGCCTATGTAAAAAATAATATAAAGGACGATTCCGGAGAAAATACCGGGCAAAATACCTTTAACGAATGAAAACTCTTTTTTTAAATCATCATTAAAAATCACAAAACTAAGTAAAAATAACATCCCAGCTCCATATAAATACCAAAAAACACGTGGGAACTGATATGTTAAGATAACAAGTAGGGCACATAAAATAAGTCCCAGTACAAGTTTATAATCGATCTTGATGCTCTTCAAAATACTTTACACCTCTTCTTAACAAATACTTCTCATACTACTTTAAAACAAATGAAATCGTTTGGCAACAATTAAACAAAAGATAAGATAAAAGTTGTGCAATTTAATAAATCCTATATAATGAAAAAATAGGAGTGGTTCATAGATGTTAGAAAAAAACTACAAATTTTTACTTTGGATTTATATATTCTGGTTTTTAGGTAGCGTTTTGTTAGTATCCTTACACATTATTCCACCAGAGCTAACGGCAGTGCAATCATTATTTTTAGTATTTACGGGTGTTTTTGCGGCTGTTTTCTTTATTATGCAATATGGCAAATGGCTTGGTTCTGCTATAACGTTACTTATTTTTGTTGTCAGCACTTGTATTGAATGGATGCAACTAAGTTATACG comes from Listeria monocytogenes and encodes:
- a CDS encoding acyltransferase family protein translates to MEQTASLKRESYFDNAKFILIFLVVFGHFLQTFIADYAGVRVLYIYIYTFHMPAFVLISGFFAKSFGKPGYLKKTMKKLILPYVFFQLIYSIFYYFLLSKDSLSIKLLDPEWSLWFLLSLFFWNLMLFVFAKIKPWKSISIALFIGLVAGYFDIIGGYLSLSRTLVFFPFFLVGYFLKKEHFYYLKTHFAMILGGIFIVLLLSFITLHPNLNDKWFLGSKPYANFVEVKSLGLFIRALVYLISFGSIAAFFSFIPRKRLFFTKWGKNTLYVYLLHGFFIKFFREGSQTDFQYSPSAFLLLFVITFVLTILLSSRLVKIFVQPVIELRVSMLRDVFSRLTKRESY
- a CDS encoding methylated-DNA--[protein]-cysteine S-methyltransferase, whose product is MLKQQKTSPLGDLFITIDEKWIRNISYDEPKNWELLEGTIIEKELFQALIIQLDDYFEGTREHFDLPVLLKGTDFQQKVWQALSQIPYGAVVSYKDIAISAGSPKAVQAVGQANRANPIPIIIPCHRCVKSNGELGGYNGADVDKKQYLLALEKGLSLS
- a CDS encoding ATP-dependent Clp protease ATP-binding subunit — translated: MNCEKCNQNPATIQLYMNINGKRVEMPLCASCYAEVRNQANFGANEFPGGSGSPFDDIFRQLSGAASQANREQRSQANAQVQTQTAGGGNGLLDEFGTNLTDMAKNEQLDPVIGRDKEIKRVIEILNRRNKNNPVLIGEPGVGKTAVVEGLANAIVAGEVPSKLMNKEVILLDVASLVSGTGIRGQFEERMKQLIKELQERKNTILFIDEVHTIVGAGSAEGSMDAGNILKPALARGDLQMIGATTLKEYRTIEKDAALERRFQPVTVSEPSTKETLTILNGLKPKYEDFHEVVYSPEALSAAVELSARYIQDRHLPDKAIDLMDEVGSKYNLSIEKLDENTVSERVARLEDEKNQALQMEDYEKAAKVRDEITRLEENKTSNSFSERPVIQASDIQAIIEEKTGIPVGRLQEDEQSKMKNLESNLTGKVIGQEDAVRKVAKAIRRSRVGLKSKNRPIGSFLFVGPTGVGKTELGRTLARELFGTSEAMIRLDMSEFMEKHSVSKLIGSPPGYVGHEEAGQLTEKVRRNPYSIILLDEIEKAHPDVQHMFLQILEDGRLTDSQGRTVSFKDTVIIMTSNAGATDTEASVGFNTTTETKLEKGSDILAKLGAYFKPEFLNRLDSVIEFTSLEKDDLVQIIDLMLVDLNEMLAQEGVTIDVSKEVKEHLIDLGYDPKFGARPLRRTIQEHLEDAIADSLIEQPEAKHLVATLNDNKEITITEQVTV
- a CDS encoding CPBP family intramembrane glutamic endopeptidase, with the protein product MKSIKIDYKLVLGLILCALLVILTYQFPRVFWYLYGAGMLFLLSFVIFNDDLKKEFSFVKGILPGIFSGIVLYIIFYIGAFIIKVMPGGLENSVEAAFNKYSTHSLIIWLLLIVAIIPGEEIFWRGFVLKRLNHYFNPWFSNIFAALLCMVMMFPSGNFAAIIGIFVASLVWNIMYSYRPSLLMLYLSHLTFAFLLLAALPIY